From Neospora caninum Liverpool complete genome, chromosome VIII, a single genomic window includes:
- a CDS encoding 3'5'-cyclic nucleotide phosphodiesterase family protein, related — MSVCQDKTRNRTSSLALCGGLDLARRDPAAMDAENSARLGPDQTVAECDGLPPEEEDDDAQGLSETYTIQSLDILEAILHMETRKHRCRRRLGAVVANIEKQATLFQQLCFKTLKEALVFFLVTRNVRLLNGPKEFVPQWLQLLTEVLEVERATIFLWDARRGELYSRCATGGLSQAIRLKSGSGIAGCVYATGQPVIVEKAYSHPRFNPIIDKRTNFRTRNICCVPLRLGDKVRDKCILELGGFI; from the exons ATGTCAGTGTGTCAGGACAAAACGCGCAACAGAACCTCTTCCCTAGCTCTCTGCGGCGGACTGGACCTCGCGCGAAGGGACCCTGCCGCGATGGATGCCGAGAACAGCGCCCGTCTCGGTCCGGATCAAACCGTGGCGGAGTGTGATGGACTTCctccagaggaagaagacgatgatGCACAGGGACTCTCGGAAACTTACACGATACAAAGCCTTGACATATTAGAG GCAATTCTCCACATGGAAACTCGGAAACACCGCTGCAGACGGAGGCTTGGAGCGGTCGTGGCCAACATCGAGAAACAGGCCACGTTGTTTCAGCAATTGTGCTTCAAAACCCTGAAAGaggctctcgtcttcttccttgtcacAAGAAATGTGAGGCTGCTAAATGGGCCCAAAGAGTTCGTCCCCCAA TGGCTCCAGCTCCTGACAGAAGTCCtcgaggtggagagagcCACGATCTTTTTGTGGGATGCGAGGCGGGGCGAGTTGTATTCGCG GTGCGCCACAGGGGGTCTCTCACAAGCCATCCGCCTCAAGAGTGGCTCTGGTATTGCCGGCTGCGTCTACGCAACCGGCCAGCCGGTGATTGTGGAGAAAGCCTACTCCCACCCCAG ATTCAATCCTATCATCGATAAACGAACAAACTTCCGGACGAGGAACATCTGCTGCGTTCCGCTTCGGCTCGGCGACAAGGTGAGAGACAAGTGCATTCTGGAGCTCGGGGGGTTCATCTAG